The Scomber scombrus chromosome 5, fScoSco1.1, whole genome shotgun sequence genome window below encodes:
- the sgsm2 gene encoding LOW QUALITY PROTEIN: small G protein signaling modulator 2 (The sequence of the model RefSeq protein was modified relative to this genomic sequence to represent the inferred CDS: deleted 1 base in 1 codon), with the protein MEGSTEEQYKEKLLWNVKREVKQIMEEAVTKKFVHEDSSHIIALCTAIEACLFHLLKRRAAGFLRSDKIAALFTKVGKVYDTAGEVCRKVQEQLQQQADLTKRTQSVGHEPLRRQGSSTTSRPPQPLSAQAIKHIWVRTALFEKVLDKIVQYIVDNSSKYYEREALMHDSVFGPILAALLVGPCALEYTKLKTSDHFWTDPSANELVQRHRIHGAHRGHDVSAGRRPALGIHKRQSSSNMSDDRFAASAREYVESLHQNSRTHLLYGKNNVLVQPKKDMEVLRGYLSLHQAGDNLTLKWTPNQLINGTLGDCDLEKSIYWDYALTVPLRQIVCIHCHQRPDCGGTLVLVSQDGIQRPPLHFPPGGHLLAFLSCLETGLLPRGQLEPPLWSQKGKGKVFPKLRKRGSAARLIDQDRNGEEQTAADYVFRIVYPGYRYDATVTINYHHTTGSRAPSLDDDEEEEDRLHAMISMICSRNLTDPNVMKDHGEMMEMQGFGGSPSSWQQTEITTHESLCQSCSTAGSNVSFDYPAGCTCIHDPSDIHTVPLKMLCQNMKRQIVSRAFYGWLAYCRHLSTVRTHLSALVNHNIVPPDRPCEASGGLSKEVWSKYQKDCKNYKELELLRLVYYGGVQHDIRKEVWPFLLGHYKFGMGKKDMSQIDAKISERYQQVMREWKACEVIVKQREKEMQSAIFAKLSSGSSIDSHVLRLVHRDSTLSNEVFMSVDEPDAGSQETPSGEDSTPTMTTLVPPAALPAEERPQVEFDSPDSGLPSSRNYSVTSAHSQILSSIDDGQSTEEEGGGREEGRTLGVLGGRQDSLTEDRLCSQLDKLVTNGAAAEGVSPSLSSYTIELLDTVALNLHRIDKDVQRCDRNYNYFTTANLEKLRNIMCSYVWEHLEMGYVQGMCDLLAPLMVILDDECLAYSCFTQLMKRMSQNFPNGGAMDTHFANMRSLIQILDSELFELMQQNGDYTHFYFCYRWFLLDFKRELLYEDVFAVWEVIWVAPRISSQHFVLFLALALVTVYREIIMDNNMDFTDIIKFFNEMAERHDVQHILKIARELVHKVQSLMDNK; encoded by the exons AAGAACCCAGAGCGTTGGACATGAACCTCTGAGGAGGCAGGGATCCTCCACCACCAGTCGCCCCCCTCAGCCGCTCTCTGCCCAGGCCATCAAACACATCTGGGTCCGGACGGCGCTCTTCGAGAAGGTTCTGGACAAGATAGTGCAGTACATCGTGGACAATTCCAG TAAATACTATGAAAGGGAAGCTCTGATGCATGACTCAGTGTTTGGGCCCATCTTGGCAGCCCTACTGG TGGGGCCCTGTGCTCTGGAGTACACCAAGCTGAAGACATCAGATCATTTCTGGACAGACCCATCAGCCAACGAGCTGGTTCAGCGCCACCGTATCCACGGGGCCCACAGGGGCCATGATGTGTCAGCTGGCCGCCGGCCTGCTCTGGGG ATCCACAAAAGGCAATCGAGCAGCAACATGTCAGACGACAGGTTTGCTGCATCAGCCAGGGAGTATGTGGAGTCTCTTCATCAAAACTCCAGAACACACCTTCTCTACGGGAAAAACAACGTCCTGGTGCAACCG AAGAAAGACATGGAGGTGTTGCGGGGCTACTTGTCACTCCACCAGGCTGGGGACAACCTCACCCTCAAGTGGACGCCCAACCAGCTCATCAACGGCACACTGGGAGACTGCGACCTGGAAAAGAG tATCTACTGGGACTATgcactgactgttcctctacGCCAGATAGTCTGCATCCACTGTCACCAAAGGC CCGATTGTGGTGGTACACTGGTTCTGGTCAGTCAGGACGGGATTCAGCGGCCGCCCCTCCACTTCCCCCCTGGTGGTCACCTCCTGgccttcctctcctgtttgGAAACCGGCCTCCTACCACGGGGTCAGCTTGAACCCCCTCTCTGGTCCCAGAAAGGCAAG ggAAAAGTGTTCCCTAAACTTAGGAAAAGGGGCAGTGCTGCCCGGCTCATCGACCAGGACAGGAATGGTGAGGAGCAGACAGCTGCTGACTACGTGTTTCGCATCGTTTACCCTGGATACCGATATGACGCCA CAGTCACCATAAACTACCACCACACCACGGGCAGCCGCGCTCCGTCGCTGGATGAtgacgaggaagaggaagatagGCTCCATGCAATGATCTCAATGATCTGCTCGCGGAACCTCACAGACCCTAATGTCATGAAAG ACCACGGGGAGATGATGGAGATGCAGGGTTTTGGAGGCAGCCCGTCGTCGTGGCAACAGACCGAAATAACCACTCACGAGTCCCTGTGCCAGTCCTGCTCCACAGCTGGTAGCAACGTGTCGTTTGACTACCCGGCTGGCTGCACCTGCATACACGACCCATCAGACATTCACAC TGTTCCTCTTAAGATGCTCTGCCAGAACATGAAGAGGCAGATAGTCTCCAGGGCCTTTTATGGAT GGCTGGCCTACTGTCGACACCTGTCCACCGTGCGGACTCACCTGTCAGCTCTGGTCAACCACAACATCGTCCCTCCAGACAGACCCTGCGAGGCGTCCGGAGGCCTCAGCAAAGAGGTGTGGAGCAAGTACCAGAAAGACTGCAAG aactataaggagctggagctgctgaGGCTGGTTTATTATGGCGGGGTGCAGCACGACATCAGGAAGGAGGTCTGGCCCTTTCTGCTGGGACACTACAAGTTTGGCATGGGCAAAAAGGATATGAGCCAG ATTGATGCAAAGATCAGTGAGCGCTACCAGCAGGTGATGCGGGAGTGGAAGGCCTGCGAGGTGATCGTCAagcagagggagaaggagatgCAGTCGGCCATCTTTGCCAAGCTCTCATCTGGCAGCAGCATCGACAGTCATGTCCTGCGACTTGTCCACAGAGACTCCACACTCAGCAACGAG GTGTTCATGTCAGTGGATGAGCCGGACGCTGGGAGCCAGGAGACCCCCAGCGGAGAGGACAGCACTCCCACCATGACCACCCTGGTCCCCCCTGCAGCCCTCCCCGCAGAGGAGCGCCCCCAGGTGGAGTTTGACTCCCCCGACTCGGGCCTGCCCTCCTCCAGAAACTACTCGGTAACCTCCGCTCATTCCCAGATCCTGTCCAGCATAGACGACGGTCagagcacagaggaggagggggggggtcgG GAGGAGGGCAGGACTCTGGGTGTGCTGGGGGGTCGTCAGGACTCTCTGACCGAGGACAGACTGTGCAGTCAGCTGGACAAACTGGTGACCAATGGAGCAGCTGCTGAGGGGGTTTCACCTTCACTCTCCTCATATACG ATCGAGCTGCTGGACACAGTCGCCCTCAACCTCCACAGGATAGACAAAGACGTGCAGCGCTGCGACCGCAACTATAACTACTTCACCACAGCCAACCTGGAGAAGCTGCGCAACATCATGTGCAG CTATGTGTGGGAGCATTTAGAGATGGGCTACGTTCAGGGCATGTGTGACCTGCTCGCTCCGCTCATGGTCATCCTGGATGATG AGTGCCTGGCGTACAGCTGTTTCACTCAGCTAATGAAGAGGATGAGTCAGAACTTCCCTAATGGTGGAGCCATGGACACACACTTTGCCAACATGAGGTCACTGATTCAG ATCCTGGACTCTGAGCTGTTTGAACTGATGCAGCAAAACGGAGATTACACTCACTTCTACTTCTGCTACCGCTGGTTCCTGCTGGACTTCAAGAGAG agctcCTGTACGAGGATGTGTTTGCGGTGTGGGAGGTGATCTGGGTGGCTCCCAGGATTTCCTCACAGCATTTTGTCCTTTTCCTGGCCTTGGCACTGGTCACCGTTTACCGTGAGATCATCATGGACAACAACATGGACTTTACTGACATAATCAAGTTCTTTAatg AGATGGCCGAGCGTCACGATGTCCAGCACATCCTGAAGATAGCACGAGAGCTGGTGCATAAAGTTCAGTCTCTGATGGACAACAAGtga